In Rahnella aquatilis CIP 78.65 = ATCC 33071, one DNA window encodes the following:
- a CDS encoding ABC transporter permease, producing the protein MTGREWFKTWWKTFSKVLTGLLDKPMWMMLLLSLCVMSLVYANRTVWDLPVAVIDQDHSTASRMLARQLDAGSKIATVAYDNLAEAEHDLALRKLFAVIIMPVDLEKKILAGQNIVIPVYGDATNRLANGQIQQDVLSAYQSILTQYNTDLLLSNGFSERQASVVLSPILGQSLDVFNPGISFAAIIFPGLLVMLLQHSLLIASVRVSIVLNSGPSGKPAIPAFLGGISALIPVWLFLSIVLFVLWPWVLGYRQTASIPEILLLTFPFLLAVLGLGKLVTECLRSVELIYLTLAFLTTPVFYISGTIWPLQAMPAWVRAISSMLPSTWATKAIAGVNQMGLPFKDVGGDILMLLILCGFYTFIGIAVGMLRDGVRLRALFRPKPKKS; encoded by the coding sequence ATGACCGGTCGCGAATGGTTTAAAACCTGGTGGAAAACCTTCAGTAAAGTGCTCACTGGTTTGCTCGATAAACCGATGTGGATGATGTTGCTGCTTTCACTGTGCGTGATGAGTCTGGTGTATGCCAACCGTACGGTGTGGGATTTGCCCGTTGCGGTGATCGACCAGGATCACAGTACTGCCAGCCGCATGCTGGCCCGTCAGCTCGATGCGGGATCGAAAATTGCCACCGTCGCGTATGACAATCTGGCTGAAGCGGAACACGATCTGGCGCTGCGGAAACTGTTCGCGGTGATCATCATGCCGGTCGATCTGGAGAAGAAGATCCTCGCCGGACAAAACATCGTGATCCCGGTGTATGGTGATGCCACCAACCGGCTGGCGAACGGCCAGATCCAACAGGATGTACTGTCGGCGTATCAGTCGATCCTCACGCAGTACAACACTGATTTGCTGCTCAGTAACGGTTTCAGTGAGCGTCAGGCCAGCGTGGTGCTTTCGCCGATCCTCGGCCAGTCTCTTGATGTCTTTAACCCCGGCATCAGTTTTGCCGCGATTATTTTCCCCGGCTTGCTGGTGATGTTATTGCAGCACTCGCTGCTGATTGCCAGTGTGCGCGTCAGTATTGTGCTCAACAGCGGACCTTCGGGTAAACCGGCGATCCCGGCGTTTCTCGGCGGCATTTCGGCGCTGATCCCGGTCTGGCTGTTTCTGTCGATTGTATTGTTTGTGTTGTGGCCGTGGGTACTGGGCTACCGGCAGACCGCGAGTATTCCGGAAATCCTGCTGCTGACGTTCCCGTTCCTGCTGGCGGTTCTGGGCCTGGGAAAACTGGTGACGGAATGTCTGCGCAGCGTGGAGCTGATTTACCTGACGCTGGCCTTTCTGACCACGCCGGTCTTCTATATTTCCGGTACCATCTGGCCGTTGCAGGCGATGCCCGCGTGGGTTCGGGCGATTTCTTCCATGCTGCCTTCAACGTGGGCGACCAAAGCGATTGCCGGTGTGAATCAGATGGGATTGCCGTTCAAAGACGTGGGTGGCGATATACTTATGCTTTTGATCCTGTGCGGTTTTTACACCTTTATTGGCATTGCGGTGGGGATGCTGCGCGATGGGGTGCGGCTCAGGGCACTGTTCCGGCCAAAGCCTAAAAAATCATGA
- a CDS encoding U32 family peptidase gives MKYSLGTLLYYWPKAQVEDFYQAAAASSADVIYLGENVCSKRREMKVNDWLEIARQLAATGKQVVISTLALLQAPSELNELKRYVENGEFLLEANDFGAVNMAAERNLPFVVGHALNCYNAVTLKLLHKQGMVRWCMPVELSRDWLVNLLNQCQDLGIRDKFEVEVLSYGHLPLAYSARCFTARSENRAKDECETCCIHYPQGRKMLSQENQQVFVLNGIQTQSGYCYNLGNELTSMQGLVDIVRLSPETMDTLATLEAFRTNERGLHPLTLTEKADCNGYWQRVAGLELRQ, from the coding sequence ATGAAATATTCTTTAGGCACCCTCCTTTATTACTGGCCGAAAGCGCAGGTTGAAGACTTTTATCAGGCCGCCGCAGCCAGCAGCGCGGATGTGATTTACCTCGGCGAAAATGTCTGCAGCAAACGCCGTGAGATGAAAGTGAATGACTGGCTGGAGATTGCGCGCCAGCTGGCCGCGACGGGCAAACAGGTGGTCATTTCCACGCTGGCATTGTTGCAGGCACCGTCAGAGCTCAATGAACTGAAACGCTATGTGGAGAACGGCGAGTTTTTGCTGGAAGCCAATGATTTCGGCGCGGTGAATATGGCGGCAGAACGCAACCTGCCGTTTGTCGTCGGCCATGCGCTGAATTGCTATAACGCGGTCACGCTGAAATTGCTGCATAAACAGGGCATGGTGCGCTGGTGTATGCCGGTAGAACTCTCCCGCGACTGGCTGGTGAATCTGCTGAACCAGTGTCAGGATCTGGGCATCCGCGATAAGTTCGAAGTGGAGGTGTTGTCCTACGGCCATCTGCCGCTGGCCTATTCAGCGCGCTGTTTTACTGCACGTTCAGAAAACCGGGCAAAGGATGAATGCGAAACCTGCTGCATCCATTATCCGCAGGGCCGCAAAATGCTGTCACAGGAAAATCAGCAGGTGTTCGTGCTTAACGGCATTCAGACTCAGAGCGGCTATTGTTATAACCTGGGTAACGAACTGACCTCAATGCAGGGCCTGGTGGACATTGTGCGTCTGTCGCCGGAAACCATGGACACGCTCGCCACGCTCGAAGCATTCCGTACCAATGAACGTGGTCTGCATCCGCTGACGCTCACCGAGAAAGCCGACTGTAACGGCTACTGGCAGCGCGTCGCCGGACTGGAATTGCGTCAGTAA
- the ubiU gene encoding ubiquinone anaerobic biosynthesis protein UbiU encodes MELLCPAGNLPALKAAIDNGADAVYIGLKDDTNARHFAGLNFTEKKLQEAASYVHRHHRKLHIAINTFAHPDGYQRWERAVDMAAQLGADALILADLAMLDYAANKYPHVERHVSVQASATNDEAIRFYKRNFDVARVVLPRVLSMHQVRQLSRTTVVPLEVFAFGSLCIMAEGRCYLSSYLTGESPNTVGACSPARFVRWQQTTQGMESRLNDVLIDRYDEGENAGYPTLCKGRYLVDGAKYHALEEPTSLNTLQLLPELFAANIASVKIEGRQRSPAYVSQVARVWRAAIDRCMADPQNFKTDEAWMNTLGSMSEGTQTTLGAYHRKWQ; translated from the coding sequence ATGGAGCTACTTTGCCCGGCAGGAAATTTACCTGCGCTGAAAGCGGCGATCGACAATGGCGCGGATGCGGTTTATATCGGTCTGAAAGATGACACCAATGCCCGCCATTTCGCTGGCCTGAATTTTACGGAAAAAAAGCTGCAGGAAGCTGCCAGTTATGTCCATCGTCACCACCGTAAACTGCATATCGCCATTAATACGTTTGCGCATCCTGACGGTTATCAGCGCTGGGAACGTGCGGTGGATATGGCGGCACAGCTTGGCGCGGATGCGCTGATCCTGGCGGATCTGGCGATGCTCGATTACGCGGCGAATAAATATCCCCACGTTGAGCGCCATGTATCGGTGCAGGCTTCTGCCACCAACGACGAAGCCATCCGTTTCTATAAACGCAACTTTGATGTCGCCCGCGTGGTGTTGCCGCGTGTGCTTTCCATGCATCAGGTGCGGCAACTTTCCCGTACCACCGTTGTGCCGCTGGAAGTCTTCGCGTTCGGCAGTTTGTGCATTATGGCCGAAGGCCGCTGCTATCTTTCATCCTATCTGACCGGCGAATCCCCCAATACCGTCGGTGCCTGCTCACCGGCGCGGTTCGTGCGCTGGCAACAAACCACGCAGGGTATGGAATCACGTCTGAATGACGTGCTGATCGACCGGTATGACGAAGGTGAAAACGCCGGTTATCCGACGCTGTGTAAAGGCCGTTATCTGGTAGATGGCGCGAAATATCATGCGCTGGAAGAGCCGACCAGCCTGAATACGCTGCAATTATTACCGGAGCTGTTTGCCGCCAATATTGCCTCGGTGAAAATCGAAGGGCGCCAGCGCAGCCCGGCGTATGTCAGCCAGGTTGCGCGTGTCTGGCGTGCGGCCATCGACCGCTGCATGGCCGATCCGCAAAACTTTAAAACTGATGAAGCCTGGATGAACACGCTGGGTTCCATGTCTGAGGGCACCCAAACGACGCTGGGTGCTTATCACCGCAAGTGGCAGTAA
- the ubiT gene encoding ubiquinone anaerobic biosynthesis accessory factor UbiT yields MLQKLRARMVRQGPSLLSVPLKFTPFALQRQVLQQVLSWQLRQALADGELDFLEGRWLKIDVSDLNLNWLMSVDEGKLVIAEHGEADVSFSGTANDLILIAARKEDPDTLFFQRRLRIEGDTELGLYVKNLMDSIDLDTMPLLLKNGLLRLADFVEAGLQEDRGSKTPVAEPC; encoded by the coding sequence GTGTTGCAAAAACTACGTGCACGTATGGTCCGTCAGGGGCCATCCCTGTTGAGTGTGCCCTTGAAATTCACGCCGTTTGCGTTGCAGCGTCAGGTTTTGCAACAGGTGCTGAGCTGGCAGCTTCGTCAGGCGCTGGCGGATGGCGAACTGGATTTCCTGGAAGGTCGCTGGCTGAAAATTGATGTCAGCGATCTGAACCTGAACTGGCTGATGTCGGTGGACGAAGGCAAGCTGGTAATTGCCGAACACGGTGAGGCGGACGTCAGCTTCAGCGGTACGGCGAATGACCTGATCCTGATCGCCGCGCGCAAAGAAGACCCGGATACGCTGTTTTTCCAGCGCCGTCTGCGCATCGAAGGTGACACTGAGCTCGGTCTGTATGTGAAAAATCTGATGGATTCTATCGATCTTGATACCATGCCGCTGTTGCTGAAAAACGGTCTGCTGCGTCTGGCCGATTTCGTCGAAGCGGGACTGCAAGAGGACCGCGGGTCAAAAACTCCGGTAGCTGAGCCATGTTAA
- a CDS encoding GNAT family N-acetyltransferase — MLIRTEIPVDAAGIDRLLRASFPTGAEADLVQELREDGLLTLGVVATDDEGGVVGYVAFCPVDIQGEDRNWVALAPLAVEQSLRGQGLGEKLVYEGLDSLNEFGYAAVVVLGDPAYYNRFGFKPAAVHGLHCRWIGTEAAFQLFTLSDDALSDASGEVVFPSAFNRF; from the coding sequence ATGTTAATTCGTACTGAAATTCCGGTCGATGCTGCGGGCATAGACCGTCTGTTGCGCGCCTCATTTCCGACCGGCGCAGAAGCTGATCTGGTGCAGGAATTGCGCGAAGATGGTCTCCTGACGCTGGGCGTGGTCGCCACCGACGATGAAGGCGGGGTGGTGGGTTATGTGGCGTTCTGTCCGGTGGATATCCAGGGCGAAGACCGCAACTGGGTCGCGCTGGCACCGCTGGCGGTAGAGCAATCTCTGCGTGGTCAGGGGCTGGGCGAAAAGCTGGTGTACGAAGGGTTAGATTCCCTGAATGAATTTGGTTACGCTGCCGTTGTGGTATTGGGTGACCCCGCTTACTACAACCGTTTCGGTTTTAAACCTGCTGCGGTTCACGGTCTGCATTGCCGCTGGATTGGTACCGAAGCCGCATTCCAGCTTTTCACCTTGTCAGACGATGCGCTGTCCGACGCCAGCGGTGAAGTAGTCTTCCCGTCAGCGTTTAATCGCTTCTGA
- a CDS encoding GIY-YIG nuclease family protein — protein MPATAHWFLYMLRTPTGMLYTGITTDVTRRLSQHQCGKGAKSLRGKGELLLAFQCPAGDRSLASKLEIKVKKLSKAQKELLVRNAPECLENYLGLAESGK, from the coding sequence ATGCCCGCCACTGCCCACTGGTTTCTATATATGCTGAGAACCCCAACCGGGATGCTTTACACCGGTATCACGACCGACGTGACGCGGCGTCTCAGCCAGCATCAGTGTGGTAAAGGGGCGAAATCATTGCGTGGAAAAGGAGAATTACTGCTGGCGTTCCAGTGTCCGGCGGGTGACCGTTCACTGGCGTCAAAGCTGGAAATAAAAGTCAAAAAACTGAGTAAGGCGCAAAAAGAGTTGCTGGTCAGAAACGCACCGGAATGTCTGGAAAATTATCTGGGATTAGCGGAAAGCGGAAAATGA
- a CDS encoding YhbP family protein, which translates to MNNPDDLKHILKFLKKNHVLALCATADGEMWSANCFYVTDADRMTLYFMTELKTLHGSLMSRSPHIVGTIAPHPKTIALIKGIQYRGEATVLEGEEESRARSQYCQHFPVALTMKAPVWALKLSHIKMTDNALGFGKKLLWDREGE; encoded by the coding sequence ATGAATAACCCTGATGACCTGAAACATATCCTGAAATTTCTGAAAAAGAATCATGTGCTGGCGCTGTGTGCCACCGCTGACGGTGAAATGTGGAGCGCTAACTGTTTTTATGTTACTGACGCGGACAGGATGACGCTCTATTTCATGACGGAACTTAAAACCCTTCATGGCTCGCTGATGTCCCGATCACCCCACATTGTGGGAACAATTGCGCCACATCCCAAAACCATTGCGCTGATTAAAGGCATTCAGTATCGCGGCGAAGCGACCGTTCTCGAGGGTGAAGAAGAAAGCCGTGCGCGCAGTCAGTATTGCCAACATTTCCCCGTCGCTCTCACGATGAAAGCGCCTGTCTGGGCACTTAAACTTAGTCACATCAAAATGACCGACAACGCGCTGGGCTTCGGGAAGAAACTGCTGTGGGATCGGGAAGGGGAATAG
- a CDS encoding type 1 glutamine amidotransferase domain-containing protein, whose product MSKKIAVLITDEFEDSEFTSPAEAYREAGHQVITIEKKAGNVIKGKQGKASVTIDKSIDDVQVADFDALLLPGGHSPDTLRGDDRFVEFTRAFAQSGKPIFAICHGPQLLINADVVRGRKLTTVKPVVVDVKNAGAEFYDKEVVVDNNTLVTSRTPDDLPAFNRESLKILAA is encoded by the coding sequence ATGAGCAAGAAGATAGCTGTACTCATCACTGATGAATTTGAAGATTCTGAATTCACTTCGCCTGCCGAAGCTTATCGAGAGGCTGGTCATCAGGTCATTACTATCGAAAAAAAAGCGGGTAATGTCATTAAAGGCAAGCAGGGGAAAGCCTCTGTTACCATTGATAAATCAATTGATGATGTGCAAGTGGCTGACTTTGATGCCCTGCTGCTGCCCGGAGGACATTCACCGGATACCCTGCGCGGCGATGACCGGTTTGTTGAATTCACCCGGGCTTTCGCCCAAAGCGGCAAACCGATTTTCGCCATCTGCCACGGCCCGCAGTTGCTGATTAATGCCGATGTCGTGCGGGGACGTAAACTCACTACAGTGAAACCGGTGGTCGTGGATGTGAAAAATGCCGGAGCCGAGTTTTATGACAAAGAAGTAGTGGTCGACAATAACACGCTGGTCACCAGCCGGACGCCGGACGATCTGCCCGCTTTTAATCGCGAATCGCTGAAGATTCTGGCAGCATAA
- a CDS encoding acetyltransferase: MTDIISPFSLADEQDYARPKIGQQVELNGSQLGQYVHIADNAIIEETQIGDYSYTAGNNQIFYATIGKFVSIATYVRINPGNHPTYQRVAQHHFTYRSSAYGLGEDDQGFFDWRREHHVTVGNDVWIGHNAVLMPGVKVGNGAVIGTSAVVTKDVEPYSIVAGVAAKKIGMRFDEGMIDRIEKSQWWNWDHETLKERIPDFRDLAVFAEKYL; this comes from the coding sequence ATGACAGACATCATTTCTCCCTTTTCGCTGGCTGACGAACAGGATTATGCCCGGCCTAAAATCGGTCAGCAGGTCGAACTGAACGGATCACAGCTCGGACAGTATGTGCATATTGCCGATAATGCGATCATCGAAGAAACGCAGATCGGCGATTACTCCTACACCGCCGGAAACAATCAGATTTTCTACGCGACGATCGGTAAATTTGTGTCGATCGCGACGTATGTGCGGATCAATCCCGGTAACCATCCGACTTATCAGCGTGTGGCTCAGCACCATTTTACCTACCGCAGTTCGGCGTACGGGCTGGGTGAAGACGATCAGGGGTTTTTCGACTGGCGACGCGAACATCACGTTACCGTCGGTAATGATGTCTGGATTGGCCATAACGCCGTGCTGATGCCCGGCGTAAAAGTCGGCAATGGCGCGGTAATCGGCACGTCAGCGGTGGTGACCAAAGACGTCGAGCCATACTCCATCGTCGCAGGCGTGGCGGCGAAAAAGATCGGCATGCGTTTTGACGAAGGTATGATCGACAGGATCGAGAAAAGTCAGTGGTGGAACTGGGATCATGAAACGCTGAAAGAAAGGATACCGGACTTCAGGGATCTGGCGGTGTTTGCGGAAAAATATTTGTGA
- the phnN gene encoding ribose 1,5-bisphosphokinase — protein MSRLLYLMGASGSGKDSLLDALRQHLPASVIVAHRYITRPADAGSENHIALSEAEFFQRRQQGLFALEWHAHQCRYGVGIEIDHWLQLGCHVVVNGSRAHLEKALERYGQRLLPVCLQVSDTVLASRLLQRGREDAAQIACRLQRAREYASALPAECHLLNNDGALQETLQHLLAILSLPVSAPVYPVTSL, from the coding sequence ATGAGTCGTTTACTCTATCTGATGGGCGCGTCGGGTTCGGGAAAAGACAGTCTGCTGGACGCCCTGCGTCAGCATTTACCGGCCAGTGTCATTGTGGCGCATCGTTATATTACGCGCCCCGCAGACGCCGGTTCGGAAAATCATATTGCACTGAGCGAAGCCGAATTTTTTCAACGCCGCCAGCAGGGGTTGTTTGCGCTGGAATGGCACGCGCACCAGTGCCGGTATGGTGTGGGCATTGAGATCGACCACTGGCTGCAACTGGGCTGTCATGTGGTCGTGAATGGCTCGCGCGCGCATCTGGAAAAAGCCCTTGAGCGTTACGGCCAGCGCCTGCTGCCGGTGTGTTTGCAGGTCTCAGACACTGTGCTGGCTTCGCGCCTTTTGCAACGCGGACGCGAAGACGCAGCGCAAATTGCCTGTCGTTTGCAACGTGCCAGAGAATACGCCAGCGCGCTGCCCGCAGAGTGTCATCTGCTGAACAACGACGGCGCATTGCAGGAAACTTTACAGCATCTGCTGGCGATCCTTTCGCTGCCGGTCAGTGCGCCTGTTTATCCCGTGACTTCACTATGA
- the phnM gene encoding alpha-D-ribose 1-methylphosphonate 5-triphosphate diphosphatase: MIINNVRLVLDDQVVEGSLEMKNGVISAFADSSSQLPQALDAQGGWLLPGLIELHTDNLDKFFTPRPKVDWPAHSAMSSHDALMVASGITTVLDAVAVGDVRDGGHRLDNLQKMIDAIINSQNAGLNRAEHRLHLRCELPHETTLPLFEKLMDTSILSLVSLMDHSPGQRQFATPQKYREYYQGKYNLNDQQMDDYQEEQIALSRRWAQPNREAIAAHCRARNISLASHDDATAAHVEESLALGSVIAEFPTTEEAARASHANGLQVLMGAPNIVRGGSHSGNVAAHHLASLGLLDILSSDYYPASLLDAVFRIATDDNNAFSLPQAVKLVTRNPANALGLQDRGEIAEGKRADLVLARAHGDHHYVQNVWRQGIQVF, from the coding sequence ATGATCATCAATAACGTCAGACTGGTACTCGACGATCAGGTTGTTGAAGGATCGCTTGAGATGAAAAACGGCGTGATCAGTGCCTTCGCAGACAGCAGCAGCCAGTTACCGCAGGCGCTGGATGCGCAGGGCGGCTGGTTGCTGCCGGGTTTAATCGAGCTGCACACCGACAATCTGGATAAATTTTTCACGCCGCGCCCGAAAGTTGACTGGCCGGCACATTCAGCCATGAGCAGCCACGATGCCCTGATGGTCGCCAGCGGCATCACCACGGTGCTGGACGCCGTCGCCGTCGGCGATGTGCGCGACGGCGGGCATCGTCTGGATAATCTGCAAAAGATGATCGACGCTATCATCAACAGTCAGAATGCCGGACTGAACCGTGCCGAGCACCGTTTGCATCTGCGCTGCGAACTGCCGCATGAAACCACCTTGCCGTTATTCGAAAAACTTATGGATACGTCAATACTGTCACTGGTTTCGCTGATGGACCATTCGCCGGGCCAGCGCCAGTTCGCCACACCCCAGAAGTACCGTGAGTATTATCAGGGCAAGTACAACCTTAATGACCAGCAGATGGACGACTATCAGGAAGAGCAAATCGCCCTCTCGCGCCGCTGGGCACAACCAAACCGTGAAGCTATTGCCGCGCACTGCCGGGCACGCAATATTTCACTGGCCAGCCACGACGACGCGACTGCCGCGCATGTTGAAGAATCGCTGGCACTCGGCAGTGTGATCGCCGAATTCCCGACCACTGAAGAGGCCGCACGCGCCTCGCACGCCAACGGTTTGCAGGTACTGATGGGGGCACCGAATATCGTGCGCGGCGGGTCCCATTCCGGCAATGTCGCGGCGCACCATCTGGCCTCGCTCGGCCTGCTGGATATTCTCTCTTCCGATTACTATCCCGCCAGCCTGCTCGACGCGGTGTTCCGCATTGCCACCGATGACAACAACGCATTCAGCCTGCCGCAGGCGGTGAAGCTGGTGACGCGCAATCCGGCTAACGCGCTCGGGTTGCAGGATCGCGGAGAAATTGCCGAAGGCAAACGCGCGGATCTGGTACTGGCGCGGGCGCATGGCGACCATCACTACGTGCAAAACGTCTGGCGTCAGGGCATTCAGGTGTTCTGA
- the phnL gene encoding phosphonate C-P lyase system protein PhnL, whose translation MTTKLRVENLSKTFVLHNQNSARLPVFSHTSLTVDAGECVVLHGHSGSGKSTLLRSLYGNYLPDSGNIWVEHQGQQIDMVSAEAREILAVRRHTVGWVSQFLRVIPRISALNLVMQPLLELGVDKAQSESRASALLRHLNVPERLWHLAPSTFSGGEQQRVNIARGFVVDYPVLLLDEPTASLDAVNRAAVVTLIEQAKARGAAVVGIFHDEDVRERVADRLYEMSPETAPEVSV comes from the coding sequence ATGACGACGAAGCTCAGGGTCGAAAATCTCAGTAAAACTTTCGTTCTGCATAACCAGAACAGCGCCAGATTACCGGTGTTCAGCCACACCAGCCTGACGGTCGATGCCGGGGAATGTGTGGTACTGCACGGCCATTCCGGTAGCGGAAAATCCACCCTTTTGCGCTCTTTATACGGCAATTATTTGCCGGACAGCGGCAACATCTGGGTGGAACATCAGGGGCAGCAGATCGACATGGTCAGCGCCGAAGCGCGTGAAATTCTGGCGGTCCGACGCCATACGGTTGGCTGGGTCAGCCAGTTTCTGCGGGTCATTCCGCGTATCAGTGCACTGAATCTGGTGATGCAGCCGCTGCTCGAGCTGGGCGTAGATAAAGCGCAGAGCGAATCCCGTGCCAGCGCATTGCTGCGCCATCTGAACGTGCCGGAACGTCTGTGGCATCTTGCGCCCTCAACGTTTTCCGGCGGCGAACAACAGCGCGTGAATATCGCCCGGGGTTTTGTGGTCGATTATCCGGTGCTGTTGCTCGATGAACCGACCGCCTCGCTGGATGCGGTCAATCGCGCGGCGGTGGTGACGCTGATTGAACAGGCCAAAGCGCGCGGTGCGGCAGTGGTCGGGATTTTCCATGATGAGGATGTGCGCGAACGCGTTGCCGATCGTTTGTATGAAATGAGCCCTGAAACCGCGCCGGAGGTGTCCGTATGA
- the phnK gene encoding phosphonate C-P lyase system protein PhnK, whose translation MNTPLNLTAGPLLSVNNLTHLYAPGKGFCDVSFNLFPGEVLGIVGESGSGKTTLLQSISARLAPQQGNVIYNNGQAPAQSLYDMPESDRRRLLRTDWGVVHQHPMDGLRRQVSAGGNIGERLMAVGERHYGNIRKKAGQWLEDVEIPVSRIDDLPTTFSGGMQQRLQIARNLVTHPRLVFMDEPTGGLDVSVQARLLDLLRTLVVEMQLAVVIVTHDLGVARLLAHRLLVMKQGQVVESGLTDRVLDDPHHPYTQLLVSSVLS comes from the coding sequence ATGAACACTCCGTTAAATCTCACCGCCGGACCGTTGTTGTCGGTGAATAACCTGACCCATCTTTATGCACCGGGCAAAGGCTTTTGCGATGTGTCGTTTAATCTGTTTCCCGGCGAAGTGCTGGGGATTGTTGGCGAATCCGGTTCCGGCAAAACCACGCTGTTGCAGTCGATTTCCGCCCGCCTTGCGCCGCAACAAGGCAATGTGATTTACAACAACGGGCAAGCCCCGGCGCAATCTCTGTATGACATGCCTGAAAGTGACCGCCGCCGCCTGCTGCGTACCGACTGGGGCGTGGTGCATCAGCATCCGATGGACGGCCTGCGTCGTCAGGTTTCAGCCGGGGGTAATATCGGCGAGCGTCTGATGGCAGTCGGTGAGCGCCATTACGGCAATATCCGCAAGAAAGCCGGTCAGTGGCTGGAAGATGTCGAAATTCCGGTTTCACGCATTGATGACCTGCCGACCACGTTTTCCGGCGGCATGCAGCAACGTCTGCAAATCGCCCGTAACCTGGTGACCCACCCGCGACTGGTGTTTATGGATGAACCGACCGGTGGCCTCGATGTGTCCGTTCAGGCGCGCCTGCTGGATTTACTGCGCACGCTGGTGGTGGAAATGCAACTGGCGGTGGTGATTGTCACCCACGACCTTGGCGTCGCCCGCCTGCTGGCGCACCGTTTACTGGTGATGAAACAAGGTCAGGTGGTAGAAAGTGGTTTAACCGACCGCGTACTCGACGATCCGCATCATCCGTACACGCAGCTGCTTGTTTCTTCCGTGCTGTCCTGA
- a CDS encoding alpha-D-ribose 1-methylphosphonate 5-phosphate C-P-lyase PhnJ, producing MNNNAAQTITGYNHGYLDEQTKRMIRRGILKAVAIPGYQVPFAGREMPMPYGWGTGGIQLTASVIGEKDVLKVIDQGADDTTNAVSIRKFFQSVAGVKTTEKTVEASLIQTRHRIPETPLQEDQILIFQVPIPEPLRFIEPRETETRKMHALEEYGVMQVKLYEDIARFGHIATTYAYPVKVNDRYVMDPSPIPKFDNPKMNMMPALQLFGAGREKRIYALPPFTKVESLDFDDHPFTVQQWDEPCAICGSHHSYLDEVVLDDQGNRMFVCSDTDFCAQQVEQQASNEGNR from the coding sequence ATGAACAATAATGCCGCTCAAACGATTACCGGCTACAACCACGGTTATCTCGACGAGCAGACCAAACGTATGATCCGCCGTGGGATCCTCAAAGCCGTGGCGATCCCCGGTTATCAGGTGCCGTTCGCTGGACGTGAAATGCCGATGCCTTACGGCTGGGGCACCGGCGGGATCCAGCTGACTGCCAGCGTGATCGGCGAAAAAGACGTGCTGAAAGTGATCGACCAGGGTGCTGACGACACCACCAATGCCGTGTCGATCCGCAAATTCTTCCAGAGCGTCGCGGGGGTGAAAACCACTGAAAAAACGGTGGAAGCCAGCCTGATCCAGACTCGTCACCGCATTCCGGAAACGCCGTTGCAGGAAGATCAGATCCTGATTTTCCAGGTGCCGATCCCGGAACCGCTGCGCTTTATCGAACCGCGTGAAACCGAAACCCGCAAAATGCACGCGCTGGAAGAGTACGGCGTGATGCAGGTAAAGCTGTATGAAGACATCGCCCGCTTTGGCCATATCGCCACCACTTACGCCTATCCGGTGAAAGTGAATGACCGCTACGTGATGGACCCGTCGCCGATCCCGAAATTTGATAATCCGAAAATGAACATGATGCCGGCATTGCAGCTGTTCGGTGCCGGACGTGAAAAACGTATTTACGCCCTGCCGCCGTTCACCAAAGTCGAAAGCCTGGATTTCGACGATCACCCGTTCACCGTCCAGCAATGGGATGAACCTTGTGCAATTTGCGGCTCGCATCACAGTTATCTTGATGAAGTGGTGCTCGACGATCAGGGCAACCGGATGTTCGTGTGCTCCGACACCGATTTTTGTGCTCAGCAGGTTGAGCAACAGGCTTCCAACGAGGGTAACCGCTGA